One Tripterygium wilfordii isolate XIE 37 chromosome 10, ASM1340144v1, whole genome shotgun sequence DNA segment encodes these proteins:
- the LOC120006861 gene encoding MYB-like transcription factor ETC1, with protein MAALDSSSEDASVDSKSEESSEDSRLEFSEEEETLVIRMFNLVGERWSLIAGRIPGRTAEEIEKYWTSRYSTTQ; from the exons ATGGCTGCCTTGGATAGCTCTTCTGAAGATGCCTCTGTGGACTCCAAATCAG AGGAATCCAGTGAAGACTCTAGACTTGAGTTCTCAGAGGAAGAGGAGACCCTTGTTATTAGAATGTTCAATTTAGTTGGTGAAAG GTGGTCTCTCATTGCTGGGAGGATTCCTGGAAGAACGGCCGAAGAAATCGAAAAGTATTGGACTTCAAGATACTCTACAACCCAATAG
- the LOC120006860 gene encoding protein translation factor SUI1 homolog has translation MSELDAHIPTAFDPFAEANAEDSGAGSKDYVHVRVQQRNGRKSLTTVQGLKKEYSYNKILKDLKKEFCCNGTVVQDPELGQVIQLQGDQRKNVSTFLVQAGIVKKEDIKIHGF, from the exons ATGTCTGAACTCGACGCGCATATTCCAACTGCttttg ATCCTTTTGCTGAGGCAAATGCTGAGGACTCAGGTGCTGGGTCAAAAGATTATGTCCATGTGCGTGTACAGCAACGTAATGGGAGGAAAAGCCTGACTACTGTCCAAGGTTTAAAGAAGGAATACAGCTACAACAAGATTCTTAAGGATCTTAAGAAAGAGTTCTGTTGTAATGGTACTGTTGTCCAGGATCCAGAGCTAGGCCAG GTCATACAACTTCAGGGTGATCAAAGGAAGAATGTTTCCACCTTCCTGGTGCAG GCTGGTATTGTGAAGAAGGAAGATATCAAGATTCATGGTTTCTAA
- the LOC120007586 gene encoding histone-lysine N-methyltransferase ATXR2 isoform X2 yields MMETICPVDVMCAKEISALLQPPSTSEVQEYFEKLLSERQCRGIKVKQSGEFGKGVYAETDFGEGELVLKDQMLVGAQHPLNKIDCLVCSFCFKFIGSIELQIGRRLFLQNVIVSGNDKCDADTLSHISKDCCDTDSSDGDNGSYTKDHENFEIGGSSSSKENHVLPRGVVESLMNGEMLLPYTNRFSLPSPVACPGGCGEAYYCSKSCAEADWEMVHSLLCTGERSQSHSRAALMKFNEHANETNDIFLLAAKAISLTILRYRKLKSTYQKEENCTAPSDGGIFNFSLLLEAWKPISVGYKRRWWDCMALPDDVDCSDEAAFRMQIKELAFAFLKAAILDKECEPLFSLEIYGHIIGMFELNNLDLVVASPVEDYFLYIDDLPHAEKKEAEEITQPILNALGNDYSVFCQGTAFFPLQSCMNHSCHPNAKAFKREEDRDGRATIIAHRPITKGEEVTISYIDEDLSYEERQASLADYGFKCRCSRCLKEEL; encoded by the exons ATGATGGAAACTATTTGCCCCGTCGACGTTATGTGCGCTAAAGAAATCTCTGCTCTTCTTCAACCACCTTCGACATCCGAAGTCCAG GAATACTTTGAGAAGCTTTTATCAGAACGGCAATGccgtggcatcaaagtgaaacAAAGTGGAGAGTTCGGAAAAG GTGTCTATGCTGAAACGGACTTTGGAGAAGGGGAGCTTGTTTTGAAAGATCAAATGCTTGTCGGCGCCCAGCATCCTTTAAACAAG ATTGATTGTTTAGTATGTAGcttttgtttcaaatttattGGTTCCATAGAACTTCAAATTGGGAGAAGACTCTTTCTGCAAAACGTAATTGTTTCTGGAAATGATAAATGTGACGCGGACACCTTATCACACATTTCAAAAGACTGCTGTGATACGGATTCTTCTGATGGTGACAATGGTTCTTACACAAAAGACCATGAAAATTTCGAAATAGGTGGTTCCAGCAGTTCCAAGGAGAATCATGTGTTGCCTAGAGGGGTGGTTGAATCTCTGATGAACGGTGAAATGCTTCTGCCTTACACCAACAGGTTTTCTTTGCCTTCACCTGTTGCTTGCCCTGGGGGATGTGGAGAAGCTTACTATTGTAG CAAATCATGTGCTGAAGCTGATTGGGAGATGGTTCATTCTTTACTTTGCACTGGGGAAAGGTCACAATCACACTCTAGGGCTGCCCTCATGAAATTCAATGAACATGCTAATG aaacaaatgacatttttcTCCTTGCTGCCAAG GCTATATCTCTCACTATTTTGAGATATAGGAAGCTGAAATCAACATatcagaaagaagaaaattgtaCTGCGCCAAGTGATGGGgggattttcaatttttctttacttttggAGGCATGGAAGCCAATATCAGTTGGATATAAGAGAAG GTGGTGGGACTGCATGGCATTGCCAGATGATGTTGATTGCTCTGACGAAGCAGCATTTAGGATGCAAATAAAAGAGCTCGCCTTCGCT TTCCTTAAGGCAGCAATCTTGGACAAGGAATGTGAGCCAT TATTTTCTCTTGAAATCTATGGGCACATTATTGGCATGTTTGAGCTGAATAATCT TGACTTGGTTGTAGCATCACCAGTGGAggattattttttatacattgaTGATCTTCCACATGCTGAAAAG AAAGAAGCTGAAGAAATTACACAGCCTATTCTAAATGCTCTTGGCAATGACTATTCAGTATTTTGTCAAG GCACTGCATTCTTTCCTTTGCAGAGTTGTATGAACCATTCCTGTCATCCTAACGCAAAGGCATTCAAAAGAGAGGAG GATAGAGATGGACGTGCAACAATCATTGCACATAGACCCATTACCAAAGGAGAAGAG GTCACTATTTCGTACATAGATGAGGACCTTTCGTATGAAGAGAGGCAGGCATCCTTGGCAGATTACGGTTTCAAATGCAGATGCTCCAGGTGTTTGAAGGAAGAATTGTAA
- the LOC120007586 gene encoding histone-lysine N-methyltransferase ATXR2 isoform X1, with product MMETICPVDVMCAKEISALLQPPSTSEVQEYFEKLLSERQCRGIKVKQSGEFGKGVYAETDFGEGELVLKDQMLVGAQHPLNKIDCLVCSFCFKFIGSIELQIGRRLFLQNVIVSGNDKCDADTLSHISKDCCDTDSSDGDNGSYTKDHENFEIGGSSSSKENHVLPRGVVESLMNGEMLLPYTNRFSLPSPVACPGGCGEAYYCSKSCAEADWEMVHSLLCTGERSQSHSRAALMKFNEHANETNDIFLLAAKAISLTILRYRKLKSTYQKEENCTAPSDGGIFNFSLLLEAWKPISVGYKRRWWDCMALPDDVDCSDEAAFRMQIKELAFASLQFLKAAILDKECEPLFSLEIYGHIIGMFELNNLDLVVASPVEDYFLYIDDLPHAEKKEAEEITQPILNALGNDYSVFCQGTAFFPLQSCMNHSCHPNAKAFKREEDRDGRATIIAHRPITKGEEVTISYIDEDLSYEERQASLADYGFKCRCSRCLKEEL from the exons ATGATGGAAACTATTTGCCCCGTCGACGTTATGTGCGCTAAAGAAATCTCTGCTCTTCTTCAACCACCTTCGACATCCGAAGTCCAG GAATACTTTGAGAAGCTTTTATCAGAACGGCAATGccgtggcatcaaagtgaaacAAAGTGGAGAGTTCGGAAAAG GTGTCTATGCTGAAACGGACTTTGGAGAAGGGGAGCTTGTTTTGAAAGATCAAATGCTTGTCGGCGCCCAGCATCCTTTAAACAAG ATTGATTGTTTAGTATGTAGcttttgtttcaaatttattGGTTCCATAGAACTTCAAATTGGGAGAAGACTCTTTCTGCAAAACGTAATTGTTTCTGGAAATGATAAATGTGACGCGGACACCTTATCACACATTTCAAAAGACTGCTGTGATACGGATTCTTCTGATGGTGACAATGGTTCTTACACAAAAGACCATGAAAATTTCGAAATAGGTGGTTCCAGCAGTTCCAAGGAGAATCATGTGTTGCCTAGAGGGGTGGTTGAATCTCTGATGAACGGTGAAATGCTTCTGCCTTACACCAACAGGTTTTCTTTGCCTTCACCTGTTGCTTGCCCTGGGGGATGTGGAGAAGCTTACTATTGTAG CAAATCATGTGCTGAAGCTGATTGGGAGATGGTTCATTCTTTACTTTGCACTGGGGAAAGGTCACAATCACACTCTAGGGCTGCCCTCATGAAATTCAATGAACATGCTAATG aaacaaatgacatttttcTCCTTGCTGCCAAG GCTATATCTCTCACTATTTTGAGATATAGGAAGCTGAAATCAACATatcagaaagaagaaaattgtaCTGCGCCAAGTGATGGGgggattttcaatttttctttacttttggAGGCATGGAAGCCAATATCAGTTGGATATAAGAGAAG GTGGTGGGACTGCATGGCATTGCCAGATGATGTTGATTGCTCTGACGAAGCAGCATTTAGGATGCAAATAAAAGAGCTCGCCTTCGCT TCATTGCAGTTCCTTAAGGCAGCAATCTTGGACAAGGAATGTGAGCCAT TATTTTCTCTTGAAATCTATGGGCACATTATTGGCATGTTTGAGCTGAATAATCT TGACTTGGTTGTAGCATCACCAGTGGAggattattttttatacattgaTGATCTTCCACATGCTGAAAAG AAAGAAGCTGAAGAAATTACACAGCCTATTCTAAATGCTCTTGGCAATGACTATTCAGTATTTTGTCAAG GCACTGCATTCTTTCCTTTGCAGAGTTGTATGAACCATTCCTGTCATCCTAACGCAAAGGCATTCAAAAGAGAGGAG GATAGAGATGGACGTGCAACAATCATTGCACATAGACCCATTACCAAAGGAGAAGAG GTCACTATTTCGTACATAGATGAGGACCTTTCGTATGAAGAGAGGCAGGCATCCTTGGCAGATTACGGTTTCAAATGCAGATGCTCCAGGTGTTTGAAGGAAGAATTGTAA